One Trueperaceae bacterium DNA window includes the following coding sequences:
- a CDS encoding arginine--tRNA ligase, which translates to MPDVKKRLEEALAKAVAGLGATAADIQIQPVPENKPGDFGSPVAFGLARTLRRNPAAIAQELLERLELPEAVSRAEAAGPYINFFLDPASYVRGVATSRLELERKGRKAIVEHTSVNPNKEAHVGHLRNIVLGDSCARLLRAAGYEVEVQNYIDDTGRQAAESLFAIDYFQARYDGSKKYDHWLGELYVRLGEAKEQDGEAIERGVSEVMHRLERGELRDEVAKVVRSQLETYYSLGAEYDLLVWESDVVHSGFLARGLDILKASPNVFEATEGKYAGALVMDVSQFLPGLEEPLVVLVRSDGNAVYVAKDVGYQFWKVGLFGGLKFSEFDDQPSGKILYTSSPEGEEHPDGRTFAHGDEIINVIDVRQSHPQTIVRTALKLSDTGHGYEQSHHLAYEVVTLEGQAMSGRKGITLSIDEVVAEATRRARAIVEEKNPGLEAIDEVARQVGVGALRFGMLKSEARKIIDFRWEQALSLQGDSAPYVQYAHARASSILRAARAAGIDMRDADWSQLSAVEVRLAQEVARLPEVIEDASRGLAPHVVAQYALDLATAWNSYYNHRDEHGKPDTMVMRADPGLREARLQLVEAVKGTLATTLELLGIEAPVEM; encoded by the coding sequence ATGCCAGACGTCAAGAAACGGCTCGAGGAGGCGCTCGCCAAGGCGGTAGCGGGTCTCGGGGCGACTGCTGCCGATATCCAGATCCAGCCGGTACCGGAGAACAAACCGGGCGACTTCGGCTCGCCGGTCGCCTTCGGGCTCGCCCGCACCCTTCGCAGGAACCCTGCGGCGATCGCCCAGGAACTGCTCGAGCGGCTGGAGTTGCCGGAAGCGGTGTCGCGAGCCGAGGCGGCCGGCCCCTACATCAACTTCTTCCTCGACCCCGCCAGCTACGTTCGCGGCGTAGCGACCTCCCGGCTCGAACTCGAACGGAAGGGCCGTAAGGCGATCGTCGAGCACACCTCGGTCAACCCCAACAAGGAAGCGCACGTTGGACACCTCCGGAACATCGTCCTGGGCGACTCTTGCGCTCGCTTGTTGAGGGCCGCCGGGTACGAAGTCGAGGTCCAGAACTACATCGACGACACCGGCCGTCAGGCGGCGGAGAGTCTTTTCGCCATCGACTACTTCCAGGCTCGCTACGACGGGTCGAAGAAGTACGACCACTGGCTGGGGGAGCTCTACGTACGCCTGGGAGAGGCGAAGGAACAGGACGGCGAGGCGATCGAAAGAGGCGTGTCGGAGGTCATGCACCGGCTCGAGCGCGGCGAGCTGCGCGACGAGGTGGCCAAGGTGGTGCGCTCTCAGCTCGAGACCTACTACTCGCTAGGCGCCGAGTACGACCTGCTGGTCTGGGAATCGGACGTCGTCCACAGCGGATTCCTCGCCCGTGGGCTCGACATCCTCAAGGCAAGTCCCAACGTCTTCGAGGCAACCGAGGGCAAATATGCCGGCGCCCTCGTGATGGACGTGTCGCAGTTCCTGCCCGGCCTCGAGGAGCCGCTGGTGGTGCTCGTGCGCAGCGACGGGAACGCCGTCTACGTCGCCAAGGACGTTGGCTACCAGTTCTGGAAGGTGGGGCTGTTCGGTGGGCTCAAGTTCAGCGAGTTCGACGACCAGCCTTCGGGCAAGATCCTCTATACCAGTTCGCCGGAGGGCGAGGAACATCCCGACGGCCGCACCTTCGCTCACGGCGACGAGATCATCAACGTCATCGACGTGCGACAGTCGCACCCGCAGACCATCGTAAGGACGGCCCTGAAACTCTCGGATACGGGGCACGGCTACGAACAGAGCCATCACCTCGCCTACGAGGTCGTGACCCTGGAGGGGCAGGCGATGAGCGGCCGGAAGGGGATAACTCTGTCTATCGACGAGGTAGTCGCCGAGGCCACCAGGCGGGCCCGCGCCATCGTCGAAGAGAAGAACCCCGGGTTGGAAGCCATCGACGAGGTCGCCAGGCAGGTAGGCGTCGGCGCGCTGCGGTTCGGGATGCTGAAGAGCGAAGCCCGCAAGATCATCGACTTCCGCTGGGAGCAGGCGCTTTCGCTGCAGGGAGACTCGGCCCCTTACGTCCAGTACGCTCACGCCCGCGCCAGCTCGATACTCCGCGCGGCTCGAGCGGCCGGCATCGATATGAGGGACGCGGACTGGTCGCAGCTGAGCGCCGTAGAGGTGAGATTGGCGCAGGAGGTGGCACGGCTGCCCGAGGTGATCGAGGACGCCTCCCGCGGTTTGGCCCCCCACGTCGTCGCTCAGTACGCTCTCGATCTGGCTACCGCCTGGAACTCCTACTACAACCATCGTGACGAGCACGGCAAGCCCGACACCATGGTGATGCGAGCGGACCCAGGGCTTCGCGAGGCGCGACTTCAGCTGGTCGAAGCGGTAAAGGGGACGCTCGCAACGACGCTCGAACTGTTGGGTATCGAAGCGCCGGTCGAGATGTAG
- a CDS encoding VOC family protein, translated as MLEIGAIVWGVRDIPRAVEFWSRALDYELRREPEEDWAILIPKSGPGVQLSLNLVTSQKPKRHHIDLFTRDQEAEVQRLLGLGATRVDWRYEPGADYVVLADPEGNTFCVVQK; from the coding sequence ATGTTGGAGATCGGAGCGATCGTGTGGGGCGTCAGAGATATCCCGAGAGCCGTAGAGTTCTGGAGCAGGGCGCTGGACTATGAGCTTCGCCGGGAGCCCGAGGAGGATTGGGCCATCCTGATCCCCAAGTCCGGGCCGGGCGTCCAGCTCTCCTTGAACCTGGTCACGTCGCAGAAACCGAAGCGGCACCACATCGACCTGTTCACGCGTGATCAGGAGGCCGAGGTGCAGCGGCTTCTGGGTCTGGGCGCGACGCGGGTCGACTGGCGTTACGAGCCCGGGGCCGACTACGTCGTGCTCGCCGATCCCGAGGGGAACACTTTCTGCGTCGTGCAAAAGTAG
- a CDS encoding ATP-binding protein, with product MLCGLPGSGKTRLARELAEGLPAISLDLDSWALSLLGQTPPPAQLHDLLLRLKDLHWSTARQLLAQGTNVVLDFGFWKRAERLEFARRARESGARPVLYFLDPPEEVLRSRLADRNRNLPPATYEITLEMLEVLMPRFERPDAGEGIEMKLI from the coding sequence ATGCTGTGTGGTCTTCCGGGTTCAGGGAAGACCCGATTGGCGAGAGAACTAGCTGAGGGTCTGCCTGCCATCTCTCTCGATCTGGACAGTTGGGCGTTGTCGCTACTGGGCCAGACGCCTCCGCCGGCTCAGCTCCACGACCTGCTGCTCCGGCTCAAGGACCTACATTGGAGCACGGCGCGACAACTGTTGGCTCAAGGTACCAACGTGGTCCTGGACTTCGGTTTCTGGAAGCGAGCCGAGAGGCTCGAGTTCGCGCGTCGCGCCAGGGAATCGGGCGCTCGACCGGTTCTCTACTTCCTCGATCCGCCCGAAGAAGTGCTGCGCTCGAGACTAGCCGATCGGAACCGGAACTTGCCGCCGGCGACCTACGAGATCACCCTGGAGATGCTGGAGGTGCTCATGCCGCGGTTCGAAAGGCCCGATGCGGGCGAGGGCATCGAGATGAAGCTGATCTGA
- a CDS encoding FAD-linked oxidase C-terminal domain-containing protein: MMNSRPAAEPVGSSSNPSANDDELIAAIERELDAAIEGEVRFDAKARSLYSTDASPYEIWPLGVVLPRSTNDIRTTLEVARRYGASVLPRGGGTSLAGQTVGRSIVVDVSKYLTEIIEFDEAGRTVKVQPGVVRDQLNSFLAPYGLQFTPDVSTTNRANIGGMVANNSAGTRSIKYGKTVDQVVAMTVMLLDGTLLELRQLERPELDAKLAQADREGDIYRTVHTIVTEHEDEIEARFPKVMRRVGGYNLDEFTGGKPFNLAKLVCGSEGTLAFIVDVTLRLQPIPTHRMLALLHFETLDSALRAVQYINRHGPSAVEILDDIMFELGLTNPAMAPLMHWLEGQPAAVLMVEFDGASEEEMLAGYRSLRADRQVTELSYHVYEALSPIEQRDVLELRRAGLGIYATVKGRHKPVPFIEDAAIPAENLPEYLPQVIEVCRRRGVRIGIYGHASVGVIHVRPMLDLKTVEGVEQYRQISEEVFELVKRYGGSWSGEHGDGLIRSYQNRRLFGDLLYEDFREIKRAFDPDWLMNPGKIVDSPPMTENLRYGPDYPQPDLDTVFDFSAEGGFLAAAEACTGVGACRKVGTGTMCPSYMATRDEDHSTRGRANILREAMTGRLPGGLASKDVYEVLDLCLECKACKAECPSQVDVAKLKYEFLQHYHDEHGTPLPVVAMGNVGRVAPVARVFAPIVNALLPLKPVRWLVEKLVQVDRRRVLPTYARQSFAGWFAGRERRRATALGVTPQPAHEEADRTDAPRGPVALFADTWTMYNEPNIGKAAVEVLERLGYEVELVPYGCCGRPQISKGLLREARRMAKSNVERLQGYVARGVPVVGLEPSCVTAFKDDYRDLVPGETTEAVADSVWMIDQFLAREWTQGRLEPADAFSKGSTPMMLHGHCQQRAILGTGASRAVLGWVSSDVHEVDSGCCGMAGSFGYGHYDVSMAIGEQRLFPAVREHRGETVACGFSCRHQIRDGTGQRSKHISEVLAEALR; this comes from the coding sequence ATGATGAACAGCCGCCCGGCGGCCGAGCCCGTCGGTTCGAGTAGCAACCCCTCAGCCAACGACGACGAACTGATAGCAGCGATCGAGCGGGAGCTCGACGCCGCCATCGAGGGCGAAGTGCGGTTCGACGCCAAGGCCCGCTCGCTCTACTCCACCGACGCCAGCCCCTACGAGATCTGGCCTCTGGGCGTGGTGCTGCCCCGCTCCACGAACGACATCCGCACGACTCTCGAGGTGGCCCGCCGCTACGGCGCGTCGGTGCTGCCACGGGGCGGCGGAACGTCGCTCGCTGGCCAGACCGTTGGCCGCTCGATCGTAGTCGACGTTTCGAAGTACCTGACCGAGATCATCGAGTTCGATGAGGCGGGCCGCACGGTCAAGGTCCAACCGGGAGTGGTGCGCGACCAGTTGAACTCCTTCCTCGCCCCCTACGGACTTCAGTTCACCCCCGACGTCTCCACCACCAACCGGGCGAACATCGGCGGGATGGTCGCGAACAACTCGGCGGGGACGCGCTCGATCAAGTACGGCAAGACCGTCGACCAGGTAGTGGCGATGACGGTGATGCTGCTCGACGGCACCCTGCTCGAGCTGCGGCAGCTGGAGCGACCCGAACTCGACGCCAAGCTCGCGCAAGCGGACCGTGAGGGCGACATCTATCGAACCGTGCACACGATAGTGACCGAGCACGAGGACGAGATCGAGGCGCGCTTCCCCAAGGTCATGCGCCGGGTCGGAGGCTACAACCTCGACGAGTTCACCGGCGGGAAGCCGTTCAACCTCGCGAAGCTGGTGTGCGGCTCTGAGGGGACGCTGGCTTTCATCGTCGACGTGACCCTGAGGCTCCAGCCTATCCCGACTCACCGGATGCTCGCTCTGCTCCACTTCGAGACGCTCGACTCGGCCCTCAGAGCCGTCCAGTACATCAACCGACACGGCCCCTCGGCCGTCGAGATACTCGACGACATAATGTTCGAGCTTGGCCTCACCAACCCGGCGATGGCGCCTCTGATGCACTGGCTCGAGGGCCAGCCGGCAGCGGTGCTGATGGTCGAGTTCGATGGCGCCAGCGAGGAGGAGATGCTCGCCGGCTACCGCTCGTTGCGGGCCGACCGGCAGGTGACCGAGCTCAGCTATCACGTTTACGAGGCGCTCTCCCCGATCGAGCAGCGCGACGTCCTCGAGCTGCGCCGCGCCGGCCTGGGAATATACGCCACCGTGAAGGGACGGCACAAGCCGGTCCCGTTCATAGAGGACGCGGCCATCCCGGCAGAGAACCTTCCCGAGTACCTGCCGCAGGTGATCGAGGTGTGCCGCCGGCGCGGGGTTCGTATCGGCATCTACGGCCATGCTTCGGTAGGCGTCATCCACGTCCGGCCGATGCTCGATCTCAAAACGGTCGAGGGCGTCGAGCAGTACCGCCAGATCTCGGAGGAGGTCTTCGAGCTGGTCAAGCGCTATGGCGGATCCTGGAGCGGGGAGCATGGCGATGGCCTCATCCGCTCCTACCAGAACCGGCGGCTCTTCGGTGACCTCCTGTACGAGGACTTCCGCGAGATCAAACGGGCGTTCGACCCCGACTGGCTGATGAACCCCGGCAAGATCGTCGACTCGCCGCCGATGACCGAGAACCTCCGCTACGGGCCCGATTACCCGCAGCCGGATCTGGACACCGTCTTCGACTTCTCCGCCGAGGGCGGTTTCCTGGCTGCCGCCGAAGCGTGCACCGGCGTAGGCGCTTGCCGGAAGGTCGGGACCGGAACGATGTGTCCCTCCTACATGGCGACGAGGGACGAGGATCACTCGACCAGGGGACGGGCCAACATCCTCCGAGAGGCGATGACGGGACGGCTGCCGGGCGGCCTGGCTTCGAAGGACGTCTACGAGGTGCTCGATCTCTGCCTGGAGTGCAAGGCCTGCAAGGCCGAGTGTCCCAGTCAGGTTGACGTCGCCAAGCTCAAGTACGAATTCCTCCAGCACTACCACGACGAGCACGGCACGCCGCTCCCGGTAGTGGCGATGGGGAACGTTGGCAGGGTAGCTCCCGTCGCCCGCGTCTTCGCGCCGATCGTCAACGCCCTGTTACCGCTGAAACCGGTCCGGTGGCTGGTTGAGAAGCTGGTACAGGTCGACCGGCGCCGGGTCCTCCCCACCTACGCCAGGCAGAGTTTCGCCGGCTGGTTCGCGGGGAGGGAACGTCGCCGCGCGACCGCCCTCGGTGTCACCCCTCAGCCGGCCCACGAGGAAGCGGACCGTACCGACGCTCCGCGTGGCCCCGTCGCTCTGTTCGCCGACACCTGGACGATGTACAACGAGCCGAACATCGGTAAGGCCGCGGTCGAAGTGCTCGAACGCCTCGGTTACGAGGTGGAACTGGTCCCCTACGGCTGCTGCGGCCGGCCCCAGATCTCGAAGGGACTGCTGCGGGAGGCCAGGCGCATGGCGAAGTCGAACGTCGAACGCCTGCAGGGGTACGTCGCGAGGGGCGTGCCGGTGGTGGGACTCGAACCGTCGTGCGTTACGGCATTCAAGGACGATTACCGCGATCTGGTACCGGGTGAGACCACTGAGGCGGTGGCCGATTCGGTCTGGATGATCGACCAGTTCCTGGCGCGGGAGTGGACACAGGGGCGGCTCGAGCCGGCGGATGCGTTCTCGAAGGGGAGTACGCCGATGATGCTCCACGGGCACTGCCAGCAGCGGGCGATTCTGGGCACCGGCGCCAGCAGGGCAGTGCTCGGATGGGTCTCGAGCGACGTGCACGAGGTCGACTCGGGCTGCTGTGGCATGGCCGGTTCGTTCGGCTACGGCCACTACGACGTCTCGATGGCGATCGGCGAACAGCGTCTCTTCCCCGCGGTGAGGGAGCATCGGGGGGAAACGGTCGCCTGCGGCTTCTCGTGCCGTCATCAGATAAGGGACGGTACCGGTCAGCGGTCGAAGCACATTAGCGAGGTGCTGGCAGAGGCGCTGCGGTGA
- the recJ gene encoding single-stranded-DNA-specific exonuclease RecJ encodes MIEAAPLVARPRTEWLVRPPAPPDQVERLVRELGVPPLLASMLWHRGIREGAAEQLSPPLRPSAITTLERAAERLELALRQRRRILIHGDYDADGVSGTAVLLLGLRSLGANVSAFIPNRLTDGYGVHPERVEEHAEACDLFITVDCGITNLAEVARLRELGVEVIVTDHHQPGDELPDCLVVHPSLAPGRAPGVAELTGAGVAYHLLWTLHRRLGLEDPLEYTDIATIGTVADVAPLLGENRALVKAGLERIASSNWAGLRSSVAMSGIRDRVTARDVAFVLAPRLNAAGRLGEADKALELLTTGSERRARELASYLDARNQDRRKIQDRMYAEALEKVDGDAPALVLDEDGWHPGVMGIVASKLLERFYKPVYIVAAGKGSVRSTPGISAVQGLRSAARFLKRFGGHEQAAGFAIDPEELPAFREAILEFVSRHPAPLPAISADAVVSACDVDADLYRSICELEPFGEGHPAPLLALCDKLEHAKAVGRERGTLQLRIAGLRGVAWRQGDLAETLRVGAPVNAAISVREREWQGKRQLEFVAEEIRTLERFGLHPNVDRSLVGSTGEVRRGSPPPGTGLASLTDPPVAGSVYRLRELPPGSERAPTSRLREMLAAGATVYLDFDEPALRRARESAEQLPTVADVRRGFVALQRGSALPYGKEKADTVRLALSELELLDSLGRVRRGEKRDPHSSPTLVNALIERYRLISLLNAYISFDDEAFSFAAAVLLAPSGSAEEQRSPERAVQY; translated from the coding sequence GTGATCGAAGCCGCCCCCCTCGTCGCCCGCCCCCGGACCGAATGGCTGGTCAGGCCCCCTGCGCCCCCCGATCAGGTCGAACGCCTGGTACGTGAGCTGGGCGTGCCCCCGCTGCTCGCCTCGATGCTGTGGCACAGAGGGATACGTGAGGGAGCCGCGGAACAGCTGTCGCCGCCCCTGCGCCCGAGCGCCATAACTACCCTCGAGCGGGCGGCAGAGAGACTCGAACTCGCCCTTCGCCAACGCCGCCGCATCCTCATCCACGGCGACTACGACGCCGATGGGGTCTCCGGCACCGCGGTGCTGCTGCTGGGCCTCCGTTCGCTGGGCGCGAACGTCTCGGCCTTCATCCCGAACAGGCTGACCGACGGCTACGGCGTCCATCCCGAGCGCGTCGAGGAGCACGCCGAGGCCTGCGACCTGTTCATCACCGTCGACTGCGGGATTACCAACCTGGCCGAGGTAGCACGCCTGCGCGAGCTGGGTGTGGAGGTGATAGTGACCGACCACCACCAGCCCGGCGACGAACTCCCCGACTGCCTGGTGGTGCACCCGTCGCTCGCCCCGGGCAGGGCTCCGGGCGTAGCCGAACTCACCGGAGCCGGCGTCGCCTACCACCTCCTCTGGACGCTCCATCGGCGGCTCGGGCTGGAGGACCCGCTCGAGTACACCGACATCGCCACCATCGGGACCGTCGCCGACGTCGCCCCCTTGCTGGGGGAGAACCGGGCGCTGGTGAAGGCCGGCCTCGAGAGGATCGCCTCCAGCAATTGGGCCGGGCTCCGCAGCAGCGTGGCGATGTCGGGCATCCGCGATCGGGTGACTGCCCGCGACGTGGCCTTCGTCCTGGCGCCCCGCCTCAACGCCGCGGGGCGGCTGGGGGAAGCCGACAAGGCGCTCGAACTGCTCACCACCGGTTCGGAGCGGCGCGCCCGCGAGCTCGCCTCCTATCTCGATGCCAGGAACCAGGACCGCCGCAAGATCCAGGACCGGATGTACGCCGAGGCACTCGAGAAGGTCGACGGTGACGCGCCCGCCCTGGTCCTTGACGAAGACGGCTGGCATCCGGGGGTGATGGGCATCGTCGCCTCGAAACTGCTGGAGCGGTTCTACAAACCCGTCTATATCGTCGCCGCCGGCAAAGGCAGCGTTCGTTCCACACCGGGGATCTCTGCCGTGCAGGGGCTGCGGAGCGCCGCCCGCTTCCTGAAGCGGTTCGGAGGCCACGAGCAGGCCGCCGGCTTCGCCATCGATCCCGAGGAGCTGCCCGCTTTCCGGGAGGCGATCCTCGAGTTCGTCTCCCGTCACCCGGCGCCCCTCCCGGCGATCTCGGCCGACGCGGTCGTGTCGGCGTGCGACGTCGACGCCGACCTCTACAGGTCGATCTGTGAGCTGGAGCCGTTCGGCGAGGGACACCCGGCCCCGCTGCTCGCCCTCTGCGACAAGCTCGAGCACGCCAAGGCGGTCGGCCGCGAGAGGGGCACACTGCAACTCCGGATCGCCGGCCTAAGGGGGGTCGCCTGGCGTCAGGGCGATCTGGCCGAGACGCTGCGGGTCGGCGCCCCGGTGAACGCGGCGATCAGTGTGAGAGAGCGTGAGTGGCAGGGGAAGCGGCAACTCGAGTTCGTGGCCGAGGAGATCCGCACGCTCGAACGGTTCGGCCTCCACCCGAACGTGGATCGGTCGCTCGTCGGATCTACGGGAGAGGTGAGGCGGGGAAGCCCCCCGCCCGGAACTGGGCTCGCCTCCCTCACGGACCCGCCTGTCGCCGGATCGGTCTACCGACTTCGGGAGCTTCCGCCTGGTTCCGAGCGCGCCCCCACCTCCCGGTTGCGCGAGATGCTGGCCGCAGGTGCGACCGTCTATCTCGATTTCGACGAGCCGGCGCTAAGACGAGCGAGAGAGTCGGCCGAGCAGCTTCCCACCGTCGCCGACGTGCGGCGAGGCTTCGTGGCCCTGCAGCGCGGCTCGGCCCTGCCGTACGGCAAGGAGAAGGCCGACACCGTACGTCTCGCCCTCTCCGAACTCGAACTGCTCGACTCGCTGGGGAGGGTGCGGCGGGGTGAGAAGCGCGATCCCCACTCATCCCCGACACTCGTGAACGCCCTCATCGAACGCTACCGGCTGATATCGCTGCTCAACGCCTACATCAGCTTCGACGACGAGGCGTTCTCGTTCGCAGCTGCTGTGCTGCTGGCCCCTTCCGGCTCGGCAGAGGAGCAGCGGTCGCCCGAAAGAGCCGTGCAATACTGA
- a CDS encoding lipopolysaccharide assembly protein LapA domain-containing protein has translation MEVSLVKAVRLLQIVLVLAAGAYLWLLHDLNEVNVFLPFLFSLSPAVVVLLALLLGWLLGWLPAAVRGVQKNREIRRLRRRIQELEKWDPDGAATGEEAPVIPDRPPTESGAQEPFLRDPYDEHENI, from the coding sequence TTGGAGGTTTCGCTGGTGAAAGCCGTCAGGCTCCTTCAGATCGTCCTCGTTCTCGCGGCCGGCGCCTATCTGTGGCTCCTCCACGACCTGAACGAAGTGAACGTCTTCCTGCCCTTCCTCTTCTCGCTGTCGCCCGCGGTCGTGGTCCTCCTGGCGCTCCTCCTGGGATGGCTTCTGGGCTGGCTGCCCGCTGCGGTACGAGGCGTGCAGAAGAACCGCGAGATCCGCAGGTTGCGGCGCAGGATCCAGGAACTCGAGAAGTGGGACCCGGACGGAGCAGCAACGGGCGAAGAGGCGCCCGTGATACCCGACCGGCCACCCACGGAGAGCGGCGCCCAGGAGCCTTTCCTCCGCGACCCCTACGACGAGCACGAGAACATCTGA
- a CDS encoding c-type cytochrome, which produces MRLVSGVQTNRGLVPFSVVVAGLAVAALVVVVGYVLVQRAEGGIQVTPDYTLEAADPEMGPILIQKYGCGACHEVAGVKGARGKVGPNLNETAERAYLAGNLPNTPDNLVRWIQAPQMIQPGTAMPDLGVTESDARHIAAYLYTLD; this is translated from the coding sequence ATGCGGCTCGTGAGCGGCGTCCAGACGAACCGCGGTCTCGTCCCGTTCAGCGTGGTCGTGGCCGGCCTGGCGGTAGCGGCCCTAGTCGTCGTCGTCGGATACGTCCTGGTGCAGAGGGCAGAGGGCGGCATCCAGGTGACGCCCGACTACACGCTCGAAGCGGCAGACCCCGAGATGGGGCCCATCCTCATTCAGAAGTACGGCTGTGGCGCCTGCCACGAAGTGGCAGGCGTGAAGGGCGCCCGTGGCAAGGTGGGCCCCAACCTGAACGAAACCGCAGAGCGCGCCTACCTCGCCGGGAACCTGCCGAACACCCCCGATAACCTCGTGCGCTGGATCCAGGCGCCGCAAATGATCCAGCCAGGCACGGCCATGCCGGACCTGGGGGTCACCGAGTCGGACGCTCGGCATATCGCCGCTTACCTCTACACTCTCGATTGA